The Rudaeicoccus suwonensis sequence AGTGCACGCTGGCGGACGGTCGCAGTGACGCCGCTGAGCAGTGCACGCCAATTCGCTTCCACCAGAGCGGGTTCCAGCGGCGCCATCGCTGTAACGAGCGCCTGCAGCAGCGCCGCACGGTCGGACATGCCGTCGACCCTGGTGCTGACGCGGCGAGCTCCGGCCAGGAAGGTGACCCGGTCACCAGCGTGCGCGGCCAGGGCCGACAGCAGCAGAGCCGCGTCCAGGCCGCTGTCGAGCCGGGGCATGTCGAAGATTCGTCCGGCGCTCGTGCGGGATGTGTCGAGCAAGAGCACCAGCCGTCGGTCACGCTCTGGTTGCCAGGTGCGCACGACCGGGTCACGCCGGCGAGCGGTCGCCCGCCAGTCGATGCTGCGCACGTCGTCGCCGTCGACGTAGTCGCGCAGCGAGTCGAACTCGGTGCCCTGCCCACGCGTGCGGACCGCGGAGCGGCCGTCCAACTGACGCAATCGCGCCAACCTGCTGGGCAGGTGGCGACGGGAGTCGAAGGCCGGCAGGCAGCGCACCGCGCCGGGCACCACCACCGAGCGCTGTCGCAACGCCAGGCCGAGAATCCCGCGACTGCGGAGGGTCACCGACACGGCCAGTCGGTCACCTCGCCGGGTCGGCGTCAGCTGCTGCACGAGACGCGTTCGTTCGCCCGGCGGCAAGTGCGCGGCCAGCGGCCCACCACTCGCTCCGGCGGACGGTTGCCACGTATCCCGCACTGCGCCACGGAATGTCCGTGAGCCTGAATTGACGATGAACAGAACGCTTTCGGTCGAATCGCCCATGCGAACCTGGGTCACTGGCTGTCGATGCAGCGCGAGCGTGTGTGTCGCAGGCGCCGAGGCGAGATCGACCACGACAAGTATGCCGAGCGCCAGTGCCCACCACAGCACTGTCGTGACCGCGGGGTGCACCAGCACCACCACGCACCCGAGCGCTGCCAGCGCGACGAGCCGGCCGGTCAGTGCCATCGCGATGCACGTCCGGCGCAGGTTCGTCGCGGGTGGTCTCCGGTTCGCAGGGAGCGGTGTACGCGGTGGCGGGTACTGGCTCGCGGACGGTCGGCGACGCCAAGGAGTGCGCCGAGCCGGCATCGCCTGGTGTGCAGCATCACCGGGGGACCGGCACCGATCCGATGGCTGACTCCAACACAGCAGCGGCGCCGACGCCTTCGAGTTCCGCCTCCGGGCGCAGTTGGAGGCGGTGTGCCAGGGTCGGGCGCGCCATCGCCTGCACGTCGTCGGGAGTCACGAAGGTGCGTCCGTTCAGCCACGCCCACGCCCGGCTCGTCGCCAGCAGTGCGGTCGCGCCGCGCGGGCTCACGCCGAGCGACACCGACGGAGAGTTCCGCGTCGCGCGCGCGATGTCGACGATGTACCCGGTCACCTCAGGGGTGACCTGCACCTGCCGGACGGCTGCGGCCCCGGCCGCAAGGTCGCGGGGGCCGGCCACCACCTGCACTCCGGCACCGGCCAGATCGCTCGGATCGAAACCGGCCGCGTGTCTGCGGACGACCTCGAATTCGGCTGCGCGGCTGGGCAATTCGAGCACAGCCTTGATGAGGAAGCGATCCAACTGGGCTTCCGGCAGCGGATAGGTGCCTTCGTATTCGACCGGGTTCTGGGTGGCTGCGACCAGAAAGGGCTCAGGCAACGGATGAGGGGTGCCATCGACCGACACCTGCCGCTCTGCCATTGCCTCCAGCAGGGCCGACTGGGTCTTCGGCGGGGTGCGGTTGATCTCGTCGGCCAACAGGAGGTTCGTGAAGACCGGCCCCTGCCGGAAGGCGAAGTCGGAGGTGCCTGCGTCATACACGAGGGAGCCGGTGATGTCGCCGGGCATCAGATCCGGGGTGAACTGCACCCGTCGGGTGTCGATGCTCAACGCAGCGGCGAGCGAACGCACCAGCAGGGTCTTGGCGACGCCGGGCACGCCTTCCAGCAGCACATGACCCCGGCTGAGCAGGCCGATGACCAAGGCCGACACGGCGGCGTCCTGCGCGACGACGGCCTTGGCGACCTCATGGCGAACCGCCGTCAGGGCCTCGCGCGCTCGATCCGCGGAGTCCGCCGCAGGCTTCGCGAGGGTGAAACCGTCAGCGGCAGAGATGTTTTCGCTCATCGGCGAACCTTTCGTTCGAGGTCTTGCAGATTGGTGGCGAGTGCGACGAGGGCAGCCTCATCCGCGCTGTCGGTGCCGAAGAGAACCCCGTGTACGGCGCGCCGGTCCATACCGGCCGCCGTCGCGACCTCTGTCGTCAGGGCGGCAGGCGGAGCCCCCGGGGGCAGCCCGAAATATGCCGACAACCGTCGGCAGGTCGCGTCGCGCAGGATGCGCCCGGAACGCTTGGTGTCACCCGCCCGGCGGTAGAGCAGACCGCGGCTGACGGTGGTCTCGTTGGCGCGCACGACGACCGGCAGAGGTTCGCGGGCGAGCGCACCGAATCGTCGGCCGCGCCAGAAGACGAGGAGTATGACGACCAGCCCGGCGAGCCACACCATCGGTGGAAGCCAGGTCGGCCAGGCCGGACCGGTCGTGGCGGGATTGTCCGCTGTCTGAGTCGTCGGCGCGAACCACACGACGGACGATCGCGCACCGAGGATCCGTAGCGCGACGGCAGCGTTGTCGGCGCTGGTGATCGTGGCGTTCTGCAGGACGGCGGAACTCCCGATGAGCACGACCTGCGGGCGCACACCGGATATCGGAGGCACTGCCCAGATCGCGCCATCGAAACACGGTGCACCGGCGCCGTCGACGGAGTAGGCGGTCTGGGCTCCGCTGATGCTCAGGCCTCGCAGCCAGACGATGCCGCACCCGCCGTCACCCGCGGCAATGCTGTCGGTGTCGGAGATCGCCTCGGCATTCGCCGGGATCGACAGGCCGCGCACGGCGGCGGTGTCTGGGTCGACGACGACCAGCCGCAACGCCGGCGCCGCGTCGGCGCGCACCGCTGCGAGCGTGTCTGCGGACAGCAACTCCGGACGGGTCACGACGACGGTCGCGCCGGTGAGATCGAGTGCGCGCAGGCGCGCCTCCGTGCGAACCACGGTCACCGTCAGGCCCTGCCGGCCGAGCACTTGGGCGACGGCTCGGGCGCCGGTCGGCCCCGCACCGTCCGGATCCAATGGCTGCTGATTCGAGCGCGGCAGCAGACTTGCTGCGGCGATCAGAGCGATCAGCAGCATCAGGATCACCGTGCCGAAGACCACCTGACCACGTCGGATCCGCAACCGTGACAGGAGCCTGGGCGTGCGCGGTGTCCTGGGTGACCCTGGGTCGGCGGTCGTTTCGGTCGCCGCGCCGGTGGGCTTGGCAGTCGTTGTCATTGGTGATCGACCAAGTCGTGCTGCACCGGGCGCTCGCGCCTGATCTGTTCATCGAGGTCACGAAGCCGGGCGACGTCATGGGCATCGACGGACCGGTGACCGTACCTGACCCGGTCGAAAACGTCCGCAGCCCAAGACAATTCGCTGCTCCGTTGTGGGAAGAACTCAGTCATCCGGACACCGGTCTCGTGCGCCGTGCGGGCAGGCGACGGCGGCAGCAGGGCACGCTCCTCGCCCTGCCGCGCGAGGGCACGGAAGAAGTCGACCGCCGCGCCGGCGTGATCTCCCAGCGCCTCGGCGTCGGCCGCGCGCTGCCGCAGTTGCTCCGCGGTGAGGTCGACCTCGTGGAGCACTCCCACGGCCGGGGTGGCGGCCGGACGGGCGCGACGCCGACGCAAGCGCGTTGCGGCATACACGACGACGGCAACGAGGATCAGCAACGCCGGCGCGAGCACGTATGCCGGCAGCGTCTCGCCGACCCCGGTCAGCAACGTGTGCAGGTGTTCGGTGGCCCAGTCCCAGATGCGCTGGGTGAGGCTGCGGTCGTCGGCGTAGACGGGTTTGGCGAGCTCCTGTCGCAACAGGTCGCGGGCTTGCGTCGGCCCGGGGTTCACCGGAGCGGTGTCAGCCCACACCACGCCCGCCGGGCCTGTTCTGCTGGGCCGCCGCCATGAGGGTGACGTCGAGGGCCTCTTTGCGGATGCGTTGATCGAGGTAGAGCAAGCCCGTCATACCGGCGGTGAAGGGGGCGGTGAAGATGCTGGTGACAAGAGCAGCCAACTCGATCGCTATGACCGCAGTGATCGACAGGCCGACCGTGGATGTGGAGCTCGTCGGAATGCTGGTGATGCCGACTACGACGCCGACCGTGCCGGTGATGATCGAGGATGCGACCCCGGCGATGAGCTGTGTCAGCAACAGGATTCCGACCACCCGCCAGAAGCTTCCGTTGGTGAGGGTGAACGATCGGCGGATCGCTTCGACCGGGCCCAGCCGTTCGAGAACTAGCGCTGCAGGCGCCAACGACGCGCGAAAGAAGGTGTAGAGCACCGCGAGCAGGAGCACGATGAAGAGCACGACGCCCAGGATGATGGCGAGCACGGTTTGCCCGGTAAGCAGTAGGACTACCACGATGCCGATGACGATTGCGATCGCAAGAAAAGACGCCAGGCCCAGCAACAGCATGAGTCCGATCAGCGGCAGGATGCGACCCTTGATGCGCTGCCAGGTCTCGCCGATCGTGATGCGTCGGCCGAGCACTGCCTCGGACAACACGACGGTGAGCATGCCCGTCAGCAAAACCGCTCCGAGGCTGGTGAAGATCGTGCTGGGGTATTCCGCCAGTTGCGGGCCGATGCGCACCGAGTTGCCATTGGACTCGCTGATCGTCGGGACCAGGTTGCCGACCACCAGGACGGTTGCGATGGAAGGAATGGCCATGACGACCGCGACCACGGCGGCGAGCCCCAGAGTGGCGCCTGGGTTGCCGCGGATGGTGGCGAAGGTTCCTTCGAACATGTCGGAGATGCGTAGCGGCCGTAACGGAATCACTCCCGGTTTCGGTGCCAGCCACTGACCGGGCGGGGGACCGGGGTAATAGCCCGGAGGACCTTGCGGCGGATACTGCTGCCCGACCGGTTGGTATGGCGGTGGGTATCCCGGCGGGGGACCGTAGCCCGGCGCAGGTTGTTGTTGGCTGTAGCCCGGAGGTGGCCCGTGGTACCCGGATGCCGGCGGCGGCAGGCGCTCGCCATACGCAGGCGGCGGCAGGCGCTCGCCATACTGCGGTGGCGGTTGTTCGTCGTTCCCCTGATGTGGTGTGGCGGAACCCTGCGGCGATTCTCCCCCGGGGCTGGCCCAGCCGTTGCTCATGACCAGACCCTAACCGTCGACGCAACCGGGAAGGCGCACGGGAAGACTGCCTTCGGTTCGACATGAAAGCGCCCTGCCGGCACCGTCTGGTGGCGCTCGCCAACAGTGCATCGGATCCGCGAATTGCCTTGAAGTGCCTACTGATCGGTTCGTCCGGCCGTGAGGAGTGAGTGAAACCTTCCGGTTTGCTGACAATCGCGTAAATATCTCGCCAATGTGACGCGTGTGGTGCCACCCTTCAGCAATCACGCCACCGCCCGGCGGGTGTTGCTGGGCTGTGCCAGAACGGAGGTTGCTCGATGTCAGTTCCCATGCACTGTCATTCAACCGTTGTCAGCCTCACCCCATCGGACAGGAGCCGTCGATGACAATGCTGGACAAGGGTGGCCCGTCGCGCCAACCCGAACTTGAAGCGGAGGGGATGAGCCGCGACGTCGGTTTCTTCGGCCTCCTGTGGGCTTCCGAAGGTTCGCTGATCGGATCCGGATGGCTCTTCGGAGCGCTCAGCGCCGCGACCATCGCCGGACCGTCGGCGATCATCGGCTGGATCATCGCCTCGATCATCGTCATCATCCTCGCGCTGATCCACGCCGAACTCGGTGGCATGTTCCCGGTCAGTGGTGGCACGAGCCGTTACCCGCACTACGCCTTCGGCGGTTTCGCGGGCGCGACCTTCGGCTGGTTCTCCTACATCCAGGCCGCGACCGTTGCACCGATCGAGGTGCTCGCCGCAGTGCAGTACGCCTCGTCGATGAGCTGGGCCAAGCACCTGTGGTCGAGTCACAACGGTGGCGAGCTCAGCGGGTCCGGCATCGTGGTGGCCATCATCCTGATGTTGATCTTCACCGCGATCAACCTGGTCGGCATCCAGTGGATGAACCGCGTCAACAGCGTGCTCACGTCGTGGAAGGTCGTCATCCCGGTGCTGACGATCATCGTGCTGATGCTGTCGCACTTCCACGGCTCGAACTTCCACGACTACGGCGGCTTCTTCATCCACGGCTCCGAGATCAAGTCGATCATGCTGGCGATCCCCGCCGGTGGCATCGTCTTCGCGCTGCTCGG is a genomic window containing:
- a CDS encoding DUF58 domain-containing protein, whose translation is MALTGRLVALAALGCVVVLVHPAVTTVLWWALALGILVVVDLASAPATHTLALHRQPVTQVRMGDSTESVLFIVNSGSRTFRGAVRDTWQPSAGASGGPLAAHLPPGERTRLVQQLTPTRRGDRLAVSVTLRSRGILGLALRQRSVVVPGAVRCLPAFDSRRHLPSRLARLRQLDGRSAVRTRGQGTEFDSLRDYVDGDDVRSIDWRATARRRDPVVRTWQPERDRRLVLLLDTSRTSAGRIFDMPRLDSGLDAALLLSALAAHAGDRVTFLAGARRVSTRVDGMSDRAALLQALVTAMAPLEPALVEANWRALLSGVTATVRQRALVVLITPLEPAAIEEGLLPLLPSFAGRHRVVIASVADPSVREMTTRRDDAQQVYAAAAAERTISLRVRTKVGLERAGVTVLDEPPDVLPVALADHYLMLKRQGLL
- a CDS encoding AAA family ATPase; translated protein: MSENISAADGFTLAKPAADSADRAREALTAVRHEVAKAVVAQDAAVSALVIGLLSRGHVLLEGVPGVAKTLLVRSLAAALSIDTRRVQFTPDLMPGDITGSLVYDAGTSDFAFRQGPVFTNLLLADEINRTPPKTQSALLEAMAERQVSVDGTPHPLPEPFLVAATQNPVEYEGTYPLPEAQLDRFLIKAVLELPSRAAEFEVVRRHAAGFDPSDLAGAGVQVVAGPRDLAAGAAAVRQVQVTPEVTGYIVDIARATRNSPSVSLGVSPRGATALLATSRAWAWLNGRTFVTPDDVQAMARPTLAHRLQLRPEAELEGVGAAAVLESAIGSVPVPR
- a CDS encoding DUF4350 domain-containing protein; this translates as MTTTAKPTGAATETTADPGSPRTPRTPRLLSRLRIRRGQVVFGTVILMLLIALIAAASLLPRSNQQPLDPDGAGPTGARAVAQVLGRQGLTVTVVRTEARLRALDLTGATVVVTRPELLSADTLAAVRADAAPALRLVVVDPDTAAVRGLSIPANAEAISDTDSIAAGDGGCGIVWLRGLSISGAQTAYSVDGAGAPCFDGAIWAVPPISGVRPQVVLIGSSAVLQNATITSADNAAVALRILGARSSVVWFAPTTQTADNPATTGPAWPTWLPPMVWLAGLVVILLVFWRGRRFGALAREPLPVVVRANETTVSRGLLYRRAGDTKRSGRILRDATCRRLSAYFGLPPGAPPAALTTEVATAAGMDRRAVHGVLFGTDSADEAALVALATNLQDLERKVRR
- a CDS encoding DUF4129 domain-containing protein; the encoded protein is MVWADTAPVNPGPTQARDLLRQELAKPVYADDRSLTQRIWDWATEHLHTLLTGVGETLPAYVLAPALLILVAVVVYAATRLRRRRARPAATPAVGVLHEVDLTAEQLRQRAADAEALGDHAGAAVDFFRALARQGEERALLPPSPARTAHETGVRMTEFFPQRSSELSWAADVFDRVRYGHRSVDAHDVARLRDLDEQIRRERPVQHDLVDHQ